From a region of the Canis lupus dingo isolate Sandy chromosome 5, ASM325472v2, whole genome shotgun sequence genome:
- the CHD3 gene encoding chromodomain-helicase-DNA-binding protein 3 isoform X18 — protein sequence MASPLRDEEEEEEEMVVSEEEEEEEEEGDEEEEEVEAADEDYEEDDDEGVLGRGPGHDRGRDRHSPPGCHLFPPPPPPPLPPPPPPPPPPDKDDIRLLPSALGVKKRKRGPKKQKENKPGKPRKRKKLDSEEEFGSERDEYREKSESGGSEYGTGPGRKRRRKHREKKEKKTKRRKKGEGDGGQKQVEQKSSATLLLTWGLEDVEHVFSEEDYHTLTNYKAFSQFMRPLIAKKNPKIPMSKMMTILGAKWREFSANNPFKGSAAAVAAAAAAAAAAVAEQVSAAVSSAAPVAPSGPPTLPPPPSADTQPPPIRRAKTKEGKGPGHKRRSKSPRVPDGRKKLRGKKMAPLKIKLGLLGGKRKKGGSYVLQSDEGPEPEAEESDLDSGSVHSASGRPDGPVRTKKLKRGRPGRKKRKVLGCPTVAGEEEVDGYETDHQDYCEVCQQGGEIILCDTCPRAYHLVCLDPELDRAPEGKWSCPHCEKEGVQWEAKEEEEEYEEGEEEGEKEEEDDHMEYCRVCKDGGELLCCDACISSYHIHCLNPPLPDIPNGEWLCPRCTCPVLKGRVQKILHWRWGEPPVSVPAPQQADGNPDAPPPRPLQGRSEREFFVKWVGLSYWHCSWAKELQLEIFHLVMYRNYQRKNDMDEPPPLDYGSGEDDGKSDKRKVKDPHYAEMEEKYYRFGIKPEWMTVHRIINHSVDKKGNYHYLVKWRDLPYDQSTWEEDEMNIPEYEDHKQSYWRHRELIMGEDPAQPRKYKKKKKELQGDGPPSSPTNDPTVKYETQPRFITATGGTLHMYQLEGLNWLRFSWAQGTDTILADEMGLGKTIQTIVFLYSLYKEGHTKGPFLVSAPLSTIINWEREFQMWAPKFYVVTYTGDKDSRAIIRENEFSFEDNAIKGGKKAFKMKREAQVKFHVLLTSYELITIDQAALGSIRWACLVVDEAHRLKNNQSKFFRVLNGYKIDHKLLLTGTPLQNNLEELFHLLNFLTPERFNNLEGFLEEFADISKEDQIKKLHDLLGPHMLRRLKADVFKNMPAKTELIVRVELSPMQKKYYKYILTRNFEALNSRGGGNQVSLLNIMMDLKKCCNHPYLFPVAAMESPKLPSGAYEGGALIKASGKLMLLQKMLRKLKEQGHRVLIFSQMTKMLDLLEDFLDYEGYKYERIDGGITGALRQEAIDRFNAPGAQQFCFLLSTRAGGLGINLATADTVIIFDSDWNPHNDIQAFSRAHRIGQANKVMIYRFVTRASVEERITQVAKRKMMLTHLVVRPGLGSKAGSMSKQELDDILKFGTEELFKDENEGENKEEDSSVIHYDNEAIARLLDRNQDATEDTDVQNMNEYLSSFKVAQYVVREEDKIEEIEREIIKQEENVDPDYWEKLLRHHYEQQQEDLARNLGKGKRVRKQVNYNDAAQEDQDNQSEYSVGSEEEDEDFDERPEGRRQSKRQLRNEKDKPLPPLLARVGGNIEVLGFNTRQRKAFLNAVMRWGMPPQDAFTTQWLVRDLRGKTEKEFKAYVSLFMRHLCEPGADGSETFADGVPREGLSRQQVLTRIGVMSLVKKKVQEFEHINGRWSMPELMPDPSADSKRSSRASSPTKTSPTTPEASATNSPCTSKPATPAPSEKGDGSRTPLEKDEVENQEEKPEKNRTGEKIETEADAPSPAPSLGERLEPRKISLEEEVPGVPGEMEPEPGYRGDREKSEDVKGDRELRPGPPRDEPRPNGRREEKAEKPRFMFNIADGGFTELHTLWQNEERAAISSGKLNEIWHRRHDYWLLAGIVLHGYARWQDIQNDAQFAIINEPFKTEANKGNFLEMKNKFLARRFKLLEQALVIEEQLRRAAYLNLSQEPAHPAMALHARFAEAECLAESHQHLSKESLAGNKPANAVLHKVLNQLEELLSDMKADVTRLPATLSRIPPIAARLQMSERSILSRLASKGTEPHPTPAFPPGPYATPPGYGAAFSAAPVGALAAAGANYSQMPAGSFITAATNGPPVLVKKEKEMVGALVSDGLDRKEPRAGEVICIDD from the exons ACGCAAGAAGCTT GACAGTGAGGAGGAATTTGGCTCTGAGCGAGATGAGTACCGGGAGAAGTCAGAGAGTGGAGGCAGCGAATATGGAACTGGACCAGGTCGGAAACGGAGGCGGAAgcacagggaaaaaaaggagaagaagacaAAGCGGCGGAAaaaaggggagggagatgggggacAAAAG CAGGTAGAACAGAAGTCGTCAGCCACTCTGCTTCTGACCTGGGGCCTGGAGGACGTGGAACATGTGTTCTCTGAGGAGGATTACCACACACTTACCAACTACAAAGCCTTTAGCCAGTTCATGAG GCCCCTGATTGCAAAGAAGAATCCTAAGATCCCAATGTCTAAGATGATGACCATCCTTGGGGCCAAATGGAGAGAGTTCAGTGCCAACAACCCCTTCAAGGGGTCGGCAGCTgctgtggcggcggcggcggcagcagcggccGCAGCTGTGGCTGAGCAGGTGTCAGCTGCTGTGTCATCGGCTGCCCCAGTAGCACCTTCCggaccccccaccctcccaccacctccttctGCTGATACCCAGCCCCCACCCATCCGAAGAGCCAAAACCAAAGAGGGCAAAG GTCCAGGCCATAAAAGGCGGAGTAAGAGCCCCCGAGTGCCTGATGGACGCAAGAAGCTTCGGGGAAAGAAGATGGCACCGCTCAAAATCAAACTAGGGCTGCTAGGTggcaagaggaagaagggaggctcG TATGTCTTGCAGAGTGATGAGGGCCCTGAACCAGAGGCCGAGGAGTCAGATCTGGACAGCGGGAGCGTCCACAGCGCCTCAGGCCGGCCTGACGGCCCTGTCCGCACCAAAAAGCTCAAGAGAGGGCGgccaggaaggaagaagaggaaag TCCTGGGCTGTCCCACAGTGGCCGGGGAGGAGGAGGTTGATGGCTACGAGACGGATCATCAGGATTACTGTGAGGTGTGCCAGCAGGGTGGGGAAATTATTCTGTGTGACACCTGCCCTCGTGCCTACCACCTTGTCTGCCTCGATCCTGAGCTGGACCGGGCTCCTGAGGGCAAATGGAGCTGCCCCCACTGT GAGAAGGAGGGGGTACAGTGGGaggccaaggaggaggaggaagagtatgaagagggagaggaagaaggggagaaggaggaggaagatgaccACATGGAGTACTGCCGCGTGTGCAAGGATGGGGGCGAGCTCCTGTGCTGTGATGCATGTATTTCTTCATACCACATTCACTGTCTGAACCCGCCCCTGCCCGACATCCCCAATGGGGAGTGGCTGTGTCCCCGGTGCACG TGCCCTGTACTGAAGGGCCGTGTGCAGAAGATCCTGCACTGGCGGTGGGGGGAGCCACCCGTGTCTGTGCCAGCACCCCAGCAGGCGGACGGGAACCCTGATGCCCCACCGCCCCGTCCTCTTCAAGGCCGCTCAGAGCGCGAGTTCTTCGTCAAGTGGGTGGGGCTGTCCTACTGGCACTGCTCCTGGGCCAAGGAGCTTCAG TTGGAGATCTTCCACTTGGTAATGTACCGAAACTACCAGCGAAAGAATGACATGGATGAGCCCCCGCCCCTGGACTACGGCTCCGGTGAGGACGACGGGAAGAGCGATAAACGCAAGGTGAAGGACCCGCACTACGCGGAGATGGAAGAGAAGTACTATCGCTTTGGCATCAAGCCGGAGTGGATGACCGTCCACCGCATCATCAACCACAG TGTGGATAAAAAGGGGAATTACCACTATCTAGTGAAATGGAGGGACTTGCCCTATGACCAGTCCACGTGGGAGGAGGATGAAATGAATATCCCTGAATATGAAGACCATAAGCAGAGCTACTGGAGACACCG AGAACTGATTATGGGGGAGGACCCCGCCCAGCCCCGCAAgtacaagaagaagaagaaggagctGCAGGGAGATGGACCTCCCAGCTCTCCTACTAATGAC CCTACGGTGAAATATGAGACTCAGCCACGGTTTATCACAGCCACGGGAGGCACACTGCACATGTATCAGCTGGAAGGCTTGAACTGGCTGCGCTTCTCCTGGGCCCAGGGAACTGACACCATCCTGGCTGATGAGATGGGACTGGGCAAGACCATACAGACCATCGTCTTCCTCTACTCACTCTATAAGGAg GGCCACACAAAGGGTCCCTTCCTGGTGAGCGCCCCTCTCTCTACCATCATTAACTGGGAGCGGGAGTTCCAGATGTGGGCACCTAAGTTCTATGTGGTGACGTACACGGGTGACAAGGACAGCCGCGCCATCATTCGAGAGAACGAGTTTTCCTTTGAAGATAATGCTATCAAGGGTGGCAAGAAAGCTTTTAAGATGAAG AGGGAGGCGCAGGTGAAGTTCCACGTTCTTCTGACATCGTATGAGCTGATCACCATCGATCAGGCGGCCCTTGGCTCCATCCGCTGGGCCTGCCTCGTGGTGGATGAAGCCCATCGGCTCAAGAATAACCAGTCCAAG TTTTTCAGGGTCCTTAATGGCTACAAGATAGATCATAAGTTGCTGCTGACAGGGACTCCGTTGCAGAATAATCTGGAGGAGCTCTTCCATCTGCTGAACTTCCTCACCCCAGAGAGGTTTAA CAacctggaaggcttcctggaggaatttGCCGACATATCCAAAGAAGACCAGATTAAGAAACTGCACGATTTGCTGGGGCCGCACATGCTGCGGAGGCTCAAGGCTGATGTCTTCAAGAACATGCCAGCCAAGACAGAGCTCATTGTTCGGGTGGAGCTGAGCCCCATGCAGAA GAAATACTACAAGTACATCCTGACTCGGAACTTTGAGGCCTTGAATTCGCGAGGTGGTGGGAACCAAGTGTCGCTGCTCAACATCATGATGGATCTTAAGAAGTGCTGCAACCACCCCTACCTCTTCCCCGTGGCTGCTATG GAGTCCCCCAAACTCCCCAGTGGGGCCTATGAAGGTGGGGCACTTATTAAGGCATCTGGCAAGCTAATGCTCCTGCAGAAGATGCTCCGCAAGCTGAAGGAGCAAGGACACAGAGTCCTCATCTTCTCTCAG atGACCAAGATGTTGGACCTGCTAGAAGACTTTCTAGACTACGAAGGGTACAAGTATGAGCGCATCGACGGTGGCATCACAGGCGCTCTGAGGCAGGAGGCTATCGATCGGTTCAATG CTCCCGGGGCGCAGCAGTTCTGCTTCCTGCTGTCCACCCGAGCTGGAGGCCTGGGCATCAATCTGGCCACTGCTGACACGGTCATCATCTTCGATTCTGACTGGAATCCCCATAACGACATCCAG GCCTTCAGCCGCGCTCATCGGATCGGCCAGGCCAACAAGGTGATGATTTACCGGTTTGTGACCCGTGCATCCGTGGAAGAGCGAATCACGCAAGTAGCCAAGAGGAAGATGATGCTGACGCATCTGGTGGTACGGCCTGGGCTAGGCTCCAAGGCGGGCTCCATGTCCAAGCAGGAGCTGGATGACATCCTCAAATTTGGCACTGAGGAGCTGTTCAAGGATGAAAACGAGG GCGAGAACAAGGAGGAGGACAGCAGTGTTATTCACTATGACAACGAGGCCATCGCTCGGCTGTTGGACCGGAACCAGGATGCAACAGAGGACACAGACGTGCAGAACATGAACGAGTATCTTAGCTCCTTCAAGGTGGCCCAGTATGTGGTGCGGGAGGAAGACAAG ATTGAGGAGATCGAACGGGAGATCATCAAGCAGGAGGAGAATGTGGACCCCGACTACTGGGAGAAGCTCTTGAGGCATCACTatgagcagcagcaggaggaccTGGCCCGGAACCTGGGCAAAGGCAAGCGGGTTCGCAAACAGGTCAACTACAACGATGCTGCTCAGGAGGACCAAG ATAACCAGTCCGAATACTCAGTGGGATCAGAGGAAGAAGACGAAGACTTTGATGAACGTCCAGAAG GGCGTCGACAGTCAAAGAGGCAGCTCCGGAATGAGAAGGATAAACCACTGCCTCCGCTGCTGGCTCGAGTCGGGGGCAATATCGAG GTGCTGGGCTTTAACACCCGGCAGCGGAAGGCCTTCCTCAATGCAGTGATGCGCTGGGGGATGCCCCCACAGGATGCCTTCACCACACAGTGGCTGGTGCGGGACCTGAGgggaaagacagagaaggagTTCAA GGCCTACGTGTCTCTGTTCATGCGCCATCTCTGTGAGCCCGGGGCAGACGGCTCTGAAACATTTGCTGACGGCGTTCCTCGGGAGGGCCTGAGTCGCCAGCAAGTGCTGACCCGAATTGGAGTCATGTCTCTTGTCAAGAAGAAG GTACAGGAGTTTGAACACATCAATGGGCGCTGGTCGATGCCTGAGCTGATGCCTGATCCCAGTGCCGACTCTAAGCGCTCCTCTAGAGCCTCCTCTCCTACCAAAACGTCTCCCACCACCCCTGAGGCCTCTGCCACCAACAGTCCTTGCACTTCTAAACCTG CTACTCCAGCTCCAAGTGAGAAGGGAGACGGCTCGAGGACACCTCTTGAAAAGGATGAAGTGGAAAACCAGGAGGAGAAGCCTGAGAAGAACAGAACTGGGGAGAAGATAGAGACAGAG GCCGATGCCCCTAGCCCAGCCCCATCACTTGGGGAGCGGCTGGAGCCAAGGAAGATTTCTCTAGAGGAGGAGGTGCCAGGAGTGCCTGGAGAAATGGAGCCTGAGCCTGGGTACCGGGGGGACAGAGAGAAGTCAG AAGATGTGAAAGGGGACCGGGAGCTGCGACCTGGCCCTCCCCGGGACGAGCCACGGCCCAATGGGCGGCGcgaggagaaggcagagaagccTCGGTTCATGTTCAATATCGCAGATGGAGGCTTCACAG AGCTTCACACGCTGTGGCAGAATGAGGAACGGGCAGCTATTTCCTCAGGAAAACTCAATGAGATCTGGCACCGAAGACATGACTATTGGCTTCTGGCTGGGATTGTCCT CCATGGCTATGCACGGTGGCAGGACATCCAGAATGATGCTCAGTTTGCCATTATCAATGAGCCATTTAAAACTGAAGCCAATAAGGGGAACTTTCTGGAGATGAAAAATAAGTTCCTGGCCCGGAGATTCAAG CTCCTGGAGCAGGCGCTGGTGATCGAGGAGCAGCTTCGGCGGGCGGCCTACCTGAACCTATCGCAAGAGCCGGCGCACCCCGCCATGGCCCTCCACGCCCGCTTCGCCGAGGCCGAATGCCTGGCCGAGAGCCACCAGCACCTCTCCAAGGAGTCGCTGGCGGGGAACAAGCCGGCCAACGCCGTCCTGCACAAGG TTCTGAACCAGCTGGAGGAGTTGCTGAGCGACATGAAGGCGGACGTGACCCGCCTGCCAGCCACGCTGTCCCGAATCCCCCCCATCGCAGCCCGCCTTCAGATGTCCGAGCGCAGCATTCTCAGCCGGCTGGCCAGCAAGGGCACGGAGCCTCACCCCACACCG gcCTTTCCCCCGGGGCCCTACGCTACACCTCCGGGATACGGGGCGGCCTTCAGCGCCGCACCCGTCGGGGCCCTGGCCGCCGCAGGCGCCAACTACAGCCAGATGCCTGCCGGGTCCTTCATCACAG CCGCCACCAACGGCCCTCCAGTGCTggtgaagaaggagaaggaaatggtGGGGGCATTGGTGTCAGACGGGCTGGATCGGAAGGAGCCCCGAGCCGGGGAGGTGATCTGTATAGACGActga